A region from the Lycium barbarum isolate Lr01 chromosome 8, ASM1917538v2, whole genome shotgun sequence genome encodes:
- the LOC132608230 gene encoding uncharacterized protein LOC132608230 — protein MVKELCFHVLVGLDYLHRQLSIIHTDLKPENMLLCSTIEPSKDPRKSGAPLILPSDMDMASLEFGTVKNRVKFYGNLTNNQKKKIRKKPKEDAQVFANVNRLSSAGAATASGKEHVAPTRGSGSRRRKTLESVDLKCKLVDFGNACWTYKQFTDNIQTRQYRCPEVIVGSKYSTSADLWSFACICFELATGDALFDPHSGDNFDR, from the coding sequence ATGGTTAAAGAACTTTGTTTCCATGTTCTAGTGGGTTTGGATTATTTGCATAGACAGCTTTCCATCATACACACTGATCTGAAACCTGAAAACATGCTACTCTGTTCCACAATCGAGCCGTCTAAAGATCCCAGAAAATCAGGAGCACCTCTTATTCTTCCTAGTGATATGGACATGGCTTCACTTGAGTTCGGGACTGTGAAGAACCGTGTAAAGTTCTACGGGAATTTAACTAATAACCAAAAGAAGAAGATCAGAAAAAAGCCCAAAGAAGATGCTCAAGTTTTTGCCAATGTTAATAGATTGTCTAGCGCTGGTGCTGCAACAGCCAGTGGGAAAGAACACGTGGCTCCTACGAGAGGAAGCGGTTCTAGAAGGAGGAAGACATTGGAGTCTGTTGACCTAAAGTGCAAATTGGTTGATTTTGGGAATGCGTGTTGGACATACAAACAGTTCACGGATAATATTCAGACGAGGCAGTATAGGTGCCCTGAAGTTATCGTTGGGTCTAAATATTCAACCTCAGCAGATCTTTGGTCCTTTGCTTGCATTTGCTTTGAGCTTGCGACTGGTGATGCGTTGTTTGATCCTCACAGTGGTGACAACTTCGACAGATGA
- the LOC132606938 gene encoding putative disease resistance protein RGA4 isoform X1: MADPVIGATVQVVLEKLLSLTIEDAKSLRNCKKNLRKLTEYVSLIQALIHDAERQVEDQAVQEWLKMLERVAEDAEYVFDKFRYESLKAEVMKIRNKLMEKVRNFFSHTAFKYKMSQKINNITDKLRDINQLAGDLRLQSLPVPSRQILPIRETDSVVVASDVVGRDHDVTEIKRKMLNIREGVALCTIPIVGMGGLGKTTMAKIIFNDEEIEKHFDKRVWLCLPEMSETNKSFLEQIFESLTRGNLKVQNRDTIVKELQKELGGNKYLLVLDDLWHVDETLWVGFVETLRGINTSRGNCILVTTRFIPVASTVAGDLHMLEKLADDHCWSIFKQRAFADGEFPEEMVSMEKTQKRIAEMCQGLPLAASVLGALLCNKKKHEWQAILDGNPLVAGENDNGENRLKKILRLSYDYLPYPHLKKCFAYFAMFPKDFEFEKDQLIQLWMAEGYLCPCKDTTVMEDVGNKFFQLLLQYSLLQDVKLDEHNNITHCKMHDLVHDLAGDILKSKLFDPKTVGGENLSQVQYFGWNSPSDKIGKVNEPRRLCTLFWRGDISKDMLLSFQFLRVLNLSKSNIEELPASVDKLIYLRYIDLSNTKIKTLPNSICKLYNLQTFRVNYCQSLKELPDEMGNMISLRHIYYKSYRDTPSYEHFQMPHKMGQLTCLQTLRFFNVGSEKGRRIEELGRLTNLRGELSINSLQLVHNKEEAGRAYLQEKPNIYKLAYLWYRVESQGCEINDEYILDGLQPHPNLENLAVGGYLGTRFPSWFTEELLPNLVKLRLSGCKKCKEIPSLGQLKFLRHLELIGFHELECVGPEFYGVEVSNIGSSSNNANVQVFPLLKELVLQDMPRLTEWKGVELLPTGTGGRDGLGVRIFPVLEKLIIGKCPLLKSTPNQFEVLRKLHIEAVDSEKPLLNLCSNLTSLVKLSVWDVKELTYLPDKMLRNNFSLEYLMVYKCGEFRELPQSLYNLRSLKSLVIDRCPNFGSIPVPSGENHLTSLQQLLLCYCDGLTSLPSGMLEHCRSLESLWVKSCNNLVSFPLHFGEMPSLSSIDISECPKLNSVPTGGIHRLTGLRSLHIGPFSEMVDFEAFQLIFNGIQQLSSLRTLWVYGRANLDSSLPHQLMQLSSLTWINIIDFGIEALPHGLGNLTSLERLTLRRCKRLQHVDFIINAMPKLRSLWILNCPLLEALSDGLGNLVSLEELRLLSCDKLKYLPSRDAMRRLTKLRELVIDGCPELEESCSNRSGPNSQWSKISHIPEIWAGGRIIQLLNRRPR; the protein is encoded by the exons ATGGCTGATCCTGTAATTGGTGCTACTGTTCAAGTTGTGCTTGAGAAGCTGCTTTCTCTCACTATTGAGGACGCCAAAAGTTTAAGGAACTGCAAGAAAAATCTCAGAAAGCTGACAGAATATGTATCCTTGATCCAAGCTTTGATTCATGATGCTGAAAGACAAGTTGAGGATCAGGCGGTGCAAGAATGGCTCAAGATGCTTGAGAGAGTTGCTGAAGATGCTGAATACGTGTTTGACAAATTCAGATATGAATCTCTCAAAGCAGAAGTTATGAAGATCCGAAACAAGCTAATGGAAAAGGTCCGTAACTTCTTTTCTCATACTGCTTTTAAGTACAAAATGTCTCAAAAAATCAACAACATCACTGACAAGTTGAGGGATATCAATCAGTTGGCCGGAGACCTTCGTCTCCAGTCACTGCCAGTTCCTTCTCGACAAATACTACCAATTCGAGAAACAGATTCCGTAGTTGTTGCTTCGGATGTTGTTGGTAGAGACCACGATGTTACTGAAATAAAGAGGAAGATGTTGAACATCAGAGAGGGCGTTGCTCTGTGCACCATTCCCATAGTGGGTATGGGGGGCTTAGGGAAAACTACAATGGCTAAGATAATTTTCAATGATGAGGAGATCGAGAAACATTTTGATAAGAGAGTTTGGTTGTGTCTACCTGAAATGTCAGAAACAAACAAGAGCTTTCTCGAACAGATCTTCGAATCATTGACACGGGGGAATCTTAAGGTCCAAAACAGGGATACAATTGTCAAGGAGCTCCAAAAAGAACTCGGAGGGAacaagtatttgcttgtcctggATGATTTGTGGCACGTTGACGAGACACTCTGGGTTGGGTTTGTGGAAACCTTGAGAGGAATAAATACCTCCAGAGGAAACTGCATTCTCGTGACTACTCGTTTTATACCGGTGGCATCCACAGTAGCAGGAGATCTTCATATGTTGGAAAAATTAGCAGATGATCATTGTTGGTCCATTTTCAAACAAAGAGCATTTGCTGATGGGGAGTTTCCAGAAGAAATGGTGAGCATGGAAAAGACTCAAAAGAGGATTGCTGAAATGTGTCAAGGTCTACCGTTGGCTGCAAGTGTATTGGGAGCCCTCTTATGCAACAAGAAAAAACATGAATGGCAGGCAATTCTTGACGGCAACCCCCTTGTTGCAGGTGAAAATGATAATGGGGAGAATAGATTAAAGAAAATCCTAAGACTCAGCTATGATTATCTACCATATCCACATTTGAAAAAATGTTTTGCCTACTTTGCAATGTTCCCAAAAGATTTTGAGTTTGAGAAGGACCAGCTAATCCAACTTTGGATGGCAGAAGGATATCTTTGTCCATGTAAAGACACCACAGTGATGGAAGACGTTGGGAACAAGTTTTTTCAACTTTTGTTGCAATATTCCTTGTTGCAAGATGTTAAGCTAGACGAACACAATAATATAACACACTGTAAGATGCATGATCTTGTGCATGATTTGGCTGGAGATATCTTAAAATCTAAACTATTTGATCCGAAGACCGTCGGAGGAGAAAATCTTTCTCAAGTTCAATACTTTGGATGGAACTCACCAAGTGATAAAATAGGTAAGGTAAATGAGCCAAGGCGTTTGTGCACATTGTTCTGGAGAGGCGATATATCTAAAGATATGCTATTGAGCTTTCAGTTCTTGAGAGTTTTAAATTTGTCCAAGTCCAACATCGAGGAGTTGCCCGCCTCAGTTGACAAGCTAATATACTTGAGATATATCGATCTCTCCAACACTAAGATCAAAACCTTGCCCAACTCCATTTGCAAGCTCTACAATTTGCAAACATTTAGAGTCAATTACTGTCAATCTCTCAAGGAGCTTCCTGATGAGATGGGAAATATGATAAGTTTGagacacatatattacaaatctTATAGAGATACTCCAAGTTATGAGCACTTTCAGATGCCACATAAGATGGGACAATTGACTTGTCTTCAAACCCTACGGTTTTTCAATGTGGGTTCAGAGAAAGGTCGTCGAATAGAAGAATTAGGTCGTTTGACGAACCTTAGAGGTGAATTGTCGATCAACAGTTTGCAATTGGTCCATAATAAAGAAGAAGCTGGAAGAGCATACCTACAGGAGAAACCAAATATTTACAAGCTGGCATATTTATGGTACCGTGTTGAATCACAAGGCTGTGAGATCAATGATGAGTATATTTTGGATGGTCTTCAACCGCATCCTAACTTGGAAAACTTAGCGGTGGGGGGCTATTTGGGAACTAGATTTCCTTCGTGGTTCACTGAAGAATTGCTACCAAATTTGGTCAAATTAAGATTAAGTGGTTGCAAAAAGTGCAAGGAAATTCCTTCACTTGGTCAACTGAAATTCCTACGGCATCTTGAGCTAATAGGATTCCATGAGCTGGAATGTGTTGGACCTGAATTTTATGGTGTTGAGGTTAGCAATATTGGATCAAGCAGCAATAACGCCAACGTCCAAGTGTTCCCATTACTCAAAGAACTAGTATTGCAGGATATGCCTAGGCTTACTGAGTGGAAGGGAGTGGAATTGTTACCAACAGGAACTGGCGGTAGAGACGGACTTGGAGTGAGAATATTTCCTGTGCTTGAGAAGTTGATCATTGGTAAGTGTCCACTGTTAAAAAGCACTCCGAATCAATTTGAAGTCCTACGTAAATTACATATTGAAGCAGTTGACAGTGAAAAGCCATTGTTGAACTTGTGCAGCAACTTGACATCTCTCGTAAAGCTTAGTGTCTGGGATGTGAAAGAGCTCACTTATCTTCCAGATAAGATGCTACGCAACAACTTTTCTCTTGAATATCTAATGGTCTATAAATGCGGAGAGTTTCGTGAATTGCCACAAAGCTTGTACAATCTCCGTTCTCTTAAGAGCTTAGTGATTGACCGGTGCCCCAATTTCGGTTCCATTCCTGTTCCCAGTGGAGAGAATCATTTGACTTCCCTTCAACAGCTTCTTTTGTGCTATTGTGATGGATTGACCAGTTTACCAAGTGGAATGCTAGAGCATTGTCGGTCTCTGGAATCTTTGTGGGTCAAGAGCTGTAACAACCTAGTTTCCTTCCCTTTACATTTTGGGGAAATGCCTTCACTTTCATCTATAGATATATCAGAATGCCCCAAACTGAATAGTGTACCCACAGGGGGGATTCACCGTCTCACTGGGTTAAGGTCTTTGCATATTGGTCCTTTCTcagagatggtggattttgaggCATTCCAATTGATATTTAATGGCATTCAGCAGCTATCGTCCCTTCGTACATTGTGGGTTTACGGACGTGCGAACTTGGATTCTTCTCTGCCCCATCAGCTTATGCAACTCTCTTCCCTAACATGGATCAATATAATTGATTTCGGAATCGAGGCTCTTCCTCATGGTCTTGGCAATCTTACTTCTCTTGAAAGATTAACCCTACGGAGGTGCAAACGGCTACAACATGTGGACTTCATCATAAATGCTATGCCCAAATTACGGAGTCTGTGGATCCTTAATTGTCCATTGTTAGAAGCTCTGTCGGATGGGCTCGGCAACCTTGTTTCTTTGGAAGAGTTACGTTTACTTTCCTGCGACAAACTAAAGTATCTGCCATCCAGAGATGCCATGCGACGCCTCACCAAATTAAGGGAGCTGGTAATTGATGGCTGCCCAGAGTTAGAAGAAAGTTGCAGCAATCGGAGTGGCCCAAACTCCCAGTGGTCAAAGATTTCCCATATTCCAGAAATTTGGGCCGGTGGGAGGATAATTCAGCTCTTAA ATCGAAGGCCACGCTAG
- the LOC132606938 gene encoding putative disease resistance protein RGA1 isoform X2: protein MADPVIGATVQVVLEKLLSLTIEDAKSLRNCKKNLRKLTEYVSLIQALIHDAERQVEDQAVQEWLKMLERVAEDAEYVFDKFRYESLKAEVMKIRNKLMEKLAGDLRLQSLPVPSRQILPIRETDSVVVASDVVGRDHDVTEIKRKMLNIREGVALCTIPIVGMGGLGKTTMAKIIFNDEEIEKHFDKRVWLCLPEMSETNKSFLEQIFESLTRGNLKVQNRDTIVKELQKELGGNKYLLVLDDLWHVDETLWVGFVETLRGINTSRGNCILVTTRFIPVASTVAGDLHMLEKLADDHCWSIFKQRAFADGEFPEEMVSMEKTQKRIAEMCQGLPLAASVLGALLCNKKKHEWQAILDGNPLVAGENDNGENRLKKILRLSYDYLPYPHLKKCFAYFAMFPKDFEFEKDQLIQLWMAEGYLCPCKDTTVMEDVGNKFFQLLLQYSLLQDVKLDEHNNITHCKMHDLVHDLAGDILKSKLFDPKTVGGENLSQVQYFGWNSPSDKIGKVNEPRRLCTLFWRGDISKDMLLSFQFLRVLNLSKSNIEELPASVDKLIYLRYIDLSNTKIKTLPNSICKLYNLQTFRVNYCQSLKELPDEMGNMISLRHIYYKSYRDTPSYEHFQMPHKMGQLTCLQTLRFFNVGSEKGRRIEELGRLTNLRGELSINSLQLVHNKEEAGRAYLQEKPNIYKLAYLWYRVESQGCEINDEYILDGLQPHPNLENLAVGGYLGTRFPSWFTEELLPNLVKLRLSGCKKCKEIPSLGQLKFLRHLELIGFHELECVGPEFYGVEVSNIGSSSNNANVQVFPLLKELVLQDMPRLTEWKGVELLPTGTGGRDGLGVRIFPVLEKLIIGKCPLLKSTPNQFEVLRKLHIEAVDSEKPLLNLCSNLTSLVKLSVWDVKELTYLPDKMLRNNFSLEYLMVYKCGEFRELPQSLYNLRSLKSLVIDRCPNFGSIPVPSGENHLTSLQQLLLCYCDGLTSLPSGMLEHCRSLESLWVKSCNNLVSFPLHFGEMPSLSSIDISECPKLNSVPTGGIHRLTGLRSLHIGPFSEMVDFEAFQLIFNGIQQLSSLRTLWVYGRANLDSSLPHQLMQLSSLTWINIIDFGIEALPHGLGNLTSLERLTLRRCKRLQHVDFIINAMPKLRSLWILNCPLLEALSDGLGNLVSLEELRLLSCDKLKYLPSRDAMRRLTKLRELVIDGCPELEESCSNRSGPNSQWSKISHIPEIWAGGRIIQLLNRRPR from the exons ATGGCTGATCCTGTAATTGGTGCTACTGTTCAAGTTGTGCTTGAGAAGCTGCTTTCTCTCACTATTGAGGACGCCAAAAGTTTAAGGAACTGCAAGAAAAATCTCAGAAAGCTGACAGAATATGTATCCTTGATCCAAGCTTTGATTCATGATGCTGAAAGACAAGTTGAGGATCAGGCGGTGCAAGAATGGCTCAAGATGCTTGAGAGAGTTGCTGAAGATGCTGAATACGTGTTTGACAAATTCAGATATGAATCTCTCAAAGCAGAAGTTATGAAGATCCGAAACAAGCTAATGGAAAAG TTGGCCGGAGACCTTCGTCTCCAGTCACTGCCAGTTCCTTCTCGACAAATACTACCAATTCGAGAAACAGATTCCGTAGTTGTTGCTTCGGATGTTGTTGGTAGAGACCACGATGTTACTGAAATAAAGAGGAAGATGTTGAACATCAGAGAGGGCGTTGCTCTGTGCACCATTCCCATAGTGGGTATGGGGGGCTTAGGGAAAACTACAATGGCTAAGATAATTTTCAATGATGAGGAGATCGAGAAACATTTTGATAAGAGAGTTTGGTTGTGTCTACCTGAAATGTCAGAAACAAACAAGAGCTTTCTCGAACAGATCTTCGAATCATTGACACGGGGGAATCTTAAGGTCCAAAACAGGGATACAATTGTCAAGGAGCTCCAAAAAGAACTCGGAGGGAacaagtatttgcttgtcctggATGATTTGTGGCACGTTGACGAGACACTCTGGGTTGGGTTTGTGGAAACCTTGAGAGGAATAAATACCTCCAGAGGAAACTGCATTCTCGTGACTACTCGTTTTATACCGGTGGCATCCACAGTAGCAGGAGATCTTCATATGTTGGAAAAATTAGCAGATGATCATTGTTGGTCCATTTTCAAACAAAGAGCATTTGCTGATGGGGAGTTTCCAGAAGAAATGGTGAGCATGGAAAAGACTCAAAAGAGGATTGCTGAAATGTGTCAAGGTCTACCGTTGGCTGCAAGTGTATTGGGAGCCCTCTTATGCAACAAGAAAAAACATGAATGGCAGGCAATTCTTGACGGCAACCCCCTTGTTGCAGGTGAAAATGATAATGGGGAGAATAGATTAAAGAAAATCCTAAGACTCAGCTATGATTATCTACCATATCCACATTTGAAAAAATGTTTTGCCTACTTTGCAATGTTCCCAAAAGATTTTGAGTTTGAGAAGGACCAGCTAATCCAACTTTGGATGGCAGAAGGATATCTTTGTCCATGTAAAGACACCACAGTGATGGAAGACGTTGGGAACAAGTTTTTTCAACTTTTGTTGCAATATTCCTTGTTGCAAGATGTTAAGCTAGACGAACACAATAATATAACACACTGTAAGATGCATGATCTTGTGCATGATTTGGCTGGAGATATCTTAAAATCTAAACTATTTGATCCGAAGACCGTCGGAGGAGAAAATCTTTCTCAAGTTCAATACTTTGGATGGAACTCACCAAGTGATAAAATAGGTAAGGTAAATGAGCCAAGGCGTTTGTGCACATTGTTCTGGAGAGGCGATATATCTAAAGATATGCTATTGAGCTTTCAGTTCTTGAGAGTTTTAAATTTGTCCAAGTCCAACATCGAGGAGTTGCCCGCCTCAGTTGACAAGCTAATATACTTGAGATATATCGATCTCTCCAACACTAAGATCAAAACCTTGCCCAACTCCATTTGCAAGCTCTACAATTTGCAAACATTTAGAGTCAATTACTGTCAATCTCTCAAGGAGCTTCCTGATGAGATGGGAAATATGATAAGTTTGagacacatatattacaaatctTATAGAGATACTCCAAGTTATGAGCACTTTCAGATGCCACATAAGATGGGACAATTGACTTGTCTTCAAACCCTACGGTTTTTCAATGTGGGTTCAGAGAAAGGTCGTCGAATAGAAGAATTAGGTCGTTTGACGAACCTTAGAGGTGAATTGTCGATCAACAGTTTGCAATTGGTCCATAATAAAGAAGAAGCTGGAAGAGCATACCTACAGGAGAAACCAAATATTTACAAGCTGGCATATTTATGGTACCGTGTTGAATCACAAGGCTGTGAGATCAATGATGAGTATATTTTGGATGGTCTTCAACCGCATCCTAACTTGGAAAACTTAGCGGTGGGGGGCTATTTGGGAACTAGATTTCCTTCGTGGTTCACTGAAGAATTGCTACCAAATTTGGTCAAATTAAGATTAAGTGGTTGCAAAAAGTGCAAGGAAATTCCTTCACTTGGTCAACTGAAATTCCTACGGCATCTTGAGCTAATAGGATTCCATGAGCTGGAATGTGTTGGACCTGAATTTTATGGTGTTGAGGTTAGCAATATTGGATCAAGCAGCAATAACGCCAACGTCCAAGTGTTCCCATTACTCAAAGAACTAGTATTGCAGGATATGCCTAGGCTTACTGAGTGGAAGGGAGTGGAATTGTTACCAACAGGAACTGGCGGTAGAGACGGACTTGGAGTGAGAATATTTCCTGTGCTTGAGAAGTTGATCATTGGTAAGTGTCCACTGTTAAAAAGCACTCCGAATCAATTTGAAGTCCTACGTAAATTACATATTGAAGCAGTTGACAGTGAAAAGCCATTGTTGAACTTGTGCAGCAACTTGACATCTCTCGTAAAGCTTAGTGTCTGGGATGTGAAAGAGCTCACTTATCTTCCAGATAAGATGCTACGCAACAACTTTTCTCTTGAATATCTAATGGTCTATAAATGCGGAGAGTTTCGTGAATTGCCACAAAGCTTGTACAATCTCCGTTCTCTTAAGAGCTTAGTGATTGACCGGTGCCCCAATTTCGGTTCCATTCCTGTTCCCAGTGGAGAGAATCATTTGACTTCCCTTCAACAGCTTCTTTTGTGCTATTGTGATGGATTGACCAGTTTACCAAGTGGAATGCTAGAGCATTGTCGGTCTCTGGAATCTTTGTGGGTCAAGAGCTGTAACAACCTAGTTTCCTTCCCTTTACATTTTGGGGAAATGCCTTCACTTTCATCTATAGATATATCAGAATGCCCCAAACTGAATAGTGTACCCACAGGGGGGATTCACCGTCTCACTGGGTTAAGGTCTTTGCATATTGGTCCTTTCTcagagatggtggattttgaggCATTCCAATTGATATTTAATGGCATTCAGCAGCTATCGTCCCTTCGTACATTGTGGGTTTACGGACGTGCGAACTTGGATTCTTCTCTGCCCCATCAGCTTATGCAACTCTCTTCCCTAACATGGATCAATATAATTGATTTCGGAATCGAGGCTCTTCCTCATGGTCTTGGCAATCTTACTTCTCTTGAAAGATTAACCCTACGGAGGTGCAAACGGCTACAACATGTGGACTTCATCATAAATGCTATGCCCAAATTACGGAGTCTGTGGATCCTTAATTGTCCATTGTTAGAAGCTCTGTCGGATGGGCTCGGCAACCTTGTTTCTTTGGAAGAGTTACGTTTACTTTCCTGCGACAAACTAAAGTATCTGCCATCCAGAGATGCCATGCGACGCCTCACCAAATTAAGGGAGCTGGTAATTGATGGCTGCCCAGAGTTAGAAGAAAGTTGCAGCAATCGGAGTGGCCCAAACTCCCAGTGGTCAAAGATTTCCCATATTCCAGAAATTTGGGCCGGTGGGAGGATAATTCAGCTCTTAA ATCGAAGGCCACGCTAG